The following are encoded together in the Eleftheria terrae genome:
- a CDS encoding TonB-dependent siderophore receptor — protein MQASQAAFPFPRTRLARSLHLALLGLSLVGAARAQQAPQATDTAKEASLPAVRVTARREAETATGPVRGYVARRSATATKTDTPIAETPQSISVVTRDQMDAQNVQSVGDALRYTAGVMAEANGPDPRADVATIRGFGGGRSAFRDGLRDHAFGGQGGIVIEPWGLERIEVLRGPASVLYGQGDAGGMLNLVSKRPQPVAHHEVQLQLGNHGRKQAAVDVGGPLAAAPEWSYRLNALVRDADTEVDHVKDDRLYIAPALTWRPSAATSLTLLASYQKNERGQGYQSLPRVGTLVPGVEGKVPTERFVGEPGFERFDQEQTSIGYQFEHRLGEDWTLRQNLRVMNQDTLFNSTYHAGLHDDGVTIDRLAGQGRERVRNVVLDNQAQWTLRGDGLQQTLLFGLDHQRLRATQGTLYTPFPTLNVYHPVYGQPLPVSRKAPPDDTRKTLTQTGVYVQDQLKFNDRIAWTVGGRYDTTRSNETDLASRQDDPQRDHAFTWRTGVVYLADGGWAPYAGYARSFSPQVGSDAAGRRFDPEKGEQFEVGVRYQPAEQDFSLLASVYDLRRQNVLVADPVNLGEQVQRGEVRSRGLELEAKATLMRSLDLVASYAYNDLEVTRSTGPERGHRPSASPKSMASVWASWRVADVPGLKLSGGVRHVGSSYGDEEETLRVPSHTLVDAAVEVNVARLLQTTGDWRLALNVSNLFDKTYVSTCGYFADGCKYGYGRRGTLTLSYRW, from the coding sequence ATGCAAGCTTCCCAGGCCGCCTTCCCCTTCCCGCGCACCCGGCTCGCGCGTTCACTGCACCTGGCCCTGCTGGGCCTGTCGCTGGTGGGCGCGGCACGCGCACAACAAGCGCCCCAGGCGACCGACACGGCGAAGGAAGCCAGCCTGCCGGCCGTGCGCGTGACGGCCCGCCGCGAGGCGGAAACCGCCACCGGCCCGGTGCGCGGCTACGTCGCCCGCCGCAGCGCCACCGCCACCAAGACCGACACGCCGATCGCCGAGACGCCGCAGTCGATCTCGGTGGTCACGCGCGACCAGATGGACGCGCAGAACGTGCAGTCGGTGGGCGACGCGCTGCGCTACACCGCCGGCGTGATGGCCGAGGCCAACGGGCCCGACCCGCGCGCCGACGTGGCGACCATCCGCGGCTTCGGCGGCGGCCGCTCGGCCTTCCGCGACGGGCTGCGCGACCATGCCTTCGGCGGCCAGGGCGGCATCGTCATCGAGCCGTGGGGACTGGAGCGCATCGAGGTGCTGCGCGGGCCGGCCTCGGTGCTGTACGGGCAGGGCGATGCCGGCGGCATGCTCAACCTGGTCAGCAAGCGGCCGCAGCCGGTGGCCCACCACGAGGTGCAGCTGCAGCTGGGCAACCACGGCCGCAAGCAGGCCGCGGTGGACGTGGGCGGGCCGCTGGCTGCGGCCCCCGAATGGAGCTACCGCCTCAATGCCCTGGTGCGCGACGCCGACACCGAGGTCGACCATGTGAAGGACGACCGCCTCTACATCGCCCCTGCCCTCACCTGGCGGCCGTCGGCCGCCACCAGCCTGACGCTGCTGGCCAGCTACCAGAAGAACGAGCGCGGCCAGGGCTACCAGTCGCTGCCGCGGGTCGGCACGCTGGTGCCGGGCGTGGAGGGCAAGGTGCCGACCGAGCGCTTCGTGGGCGAGCCGGGCTTCGAGCGCTTCGACCAGGAGCAGACCTCCATCGGCTACCAGTTCGAGCACCGCCTGGGCGAGGACTGGACGCTGCGGCAGAACCTGCGGGTGATGAACCAGGACACGCTGTTCAACTCCACCTACCATGCCGGCCTGCACGATGACGGCGTGACCATCGACCGCCTGGCCGGCCAGGGCCGCGAGCGGGTGCGCAATGTGGTGCTGGACAACCAGGCGCAATGGACGCTGCGCGGCGACGGCCTGCAGCAGACCCTGCTGTTCGGCCTGGACCACCAGCGCCTGCGCGCCACCCAGGGCACGCTCTACACGCCCTTCCCCACGCTCAACGTCTACCACCCGGTGTATGGCCAGCCCTTGCCGGTCAGCCGCAAGGCGCCGCCGGACGACACCCGCAAGACGCTGACGCAGACCGGCGTCTACGTGCAGGACCAGCTGAAGTTCAACGACCGCATTGCCTGGACGGTGGGCGGCCGCTACGACACCACCCGCTCCAACGAGACCGACCTGGCCAGCCGCCAGGACGATCCCCAGCGCGACCATGCCTTCACCTGGCGCACCGGCGTGGTCTACCTGGCCGACGGCGGCTGGGCGCCATATGCGGGCTATGCCCGCTCCTTCTCGCCGCAGGTGGGCAGCGACGCGGCGGGCCGCCGCTTCGACCCCGAGAAGGGCGAGCAGTTCGAGGTCGGCGTGCGCTACCAGCCGGCGGAGCAGGACTTCTCGCTGCTGGCCTCGGTCTACGACCTGCGGCGCCAGAACGTGCTGGTGGCCGACCCGGTCAACCTGGGCGAGCAGGTGCAGCGCGGCGAGGTGCGCTCCCGCGGCCTGGAGCTGGAGGCCAAGGCGACCCTGATGCGCAGCCTCGACCTGGTGGCGAGCTATGCCTACAACGACCTGGAAGTGACCCGCAGCACCGGCCCCGAGCGCGGCCACCGGCCCAGCGCCAGCCCGAAGAGCATGGCCTCCGTGTGGGCCAGCTGGCGGGTGGCGGACGTGCCCGGCCTGAAGCTGTCGGGCGGCGTGCGCCATGTCGGCTCCAGCTATGGTGACGAGGAGGAGACCCTCCGCGTGCCCAGCCACACGCTGGTGGATGCGGCGGTCGAGGTGAACGTGGCCCGCCTGCTGCAAACCACCGGCGACTGGCGGCTGGCGCTCAATGTGAGCAACCTGTTCGACAAGACCTATGTCTCCACCTGCGGCTACTTTGCCGACGGCTGCAAGTACGGCTACGGCCGGCGCGGCACGCTCACGCTGTCCTACCGCTGGTAA
- a CDS encoding PepSY-associated TM helix domain-containing protein encodes MKARAALVALHRWLGLTTALFLVLTGLTGSLLAFEHELDAWLAPELHHAAPPRPGMAALDPLVLRERVAAQLGPAVQVSGVTLKTRPGASTQLYVDAAPGQPPPGYDEVYANPYTGEVLGRRDARGLHWGREYIMPFIFELHCVLALPTPWGQLVMGLVAVLWTLDCFVGAWVTLPASRHPGSAAWWRAWRTAWSIKRLAGTFRRILDLHRAGGLWLWAVLFVFAWSSVMFNLRPYVWQPVMALAFEFDDSWRELPPRPPASGPVALDWPQALAAARLAMKELAVRHDLQLHFEERLTHNPEQRTYMYMAHSSADLRSDTGNTAVLVDADSGAALAHWLPTGGATGNTVSNWMGALHMGHVWGLPYRIFVCLLGAVVVGLSGTGIYLWWKKRQARLRTARLRQAAALPAVLSR; translated from the coding sequence ATGAAGGCACGGGCCGCGCTGGTGGCGCTGCACCGCTGGCTGGGGCTGACGACCGCGCTGTTCCTGGTGCTGACCGGCCTGACCGGCAGCCTGCTGGCCTTCGAGCACGAGCTGGACGCCTGGCTCGCGCCCGAGCTGCACCATGCCGCGCCGCCACGCCCCGGCATGGCGGCGCTCGACCCGCTGGTGCTGCGCGAGCGGGTGGCGGCCCAGCTGGGGCCGGCCGTGCAGGTCTCGGGCGTGACGCTCAAGACCCGCCCCGGCGCCTCCACCCAGCTGTACGTGGATGCCGCCCCCGGCCAGCCGCCGCCCGGCTACGACGAGGTGTATGCCAACCCCTACACCGGCGAAGTGCTGGGCCGGCGCGACGCGCGTGGCCTGCACTGGGGGCGCGAGTACATCATGCCCTTCATCTTCGAGCTGCACTGCGTGCTGGCGCTGCCCACGCCCTGGGGCCAGCTGGTGATGGGCCTGGTGGCGGTGCTGTGGACGCTCGACTGCTTCGTGGGCGCCTGGGTCACGCTGCCGGCCTCGCGCCATCCGGGCTCGGCGGCCTGGTGGCGCGCCTGGCGCACGGCCTGGTCCATCAAGCGCCTGGCCGGCACCTTCCGCCGCATCCTCGACCTGCACCGCGCCGGCGGCCTGTGGCTGTGGGCGGTGCTGTTCGTGTTCGCCTGGTCGAGCGTGATGTTCAACCTGCGGCCCTATGTGTGGCAGCCGGTGATGGCGCTGGCCTTCGAGTTCGACGACAGCTGGCGCGAGCTGCCGCCGCGCCCGCCGGCCAGCGGGCCGGTGGCGCTGGACTGGCCACAGGCCCTGGCGGCCGCCCGGCTCGCCATGAAGGAGCTGGCCGTCCGCCACGACCTGCAGCTGCACTTCGAGGAGCGGCTCACCCACAACCCCGAGCAGCGCACCTACATGTACATGGCGCACAGCAGCGCCGACCTGCGCAGCGACACCGGCAACACCGCGGTGCTGGTCGATGCCGACAGCGGGGCCGCACTGGCGCACTGGCTGCCCACCGGCGGCGCCACCGGCAACACCGTCAGCAACTGGATGGGGGCGCTGCACATGGGCCATGTGTGGGGGCTGCCTTACCGGATCTTCGTCTGCCTGCTGGGCGCGGTGGTGGTGGGGCTGTCCGGCACGGGCATCTACCTGTGGTGGAAGAAGCGCCAGGCCCGCCTGCGCACCGCCCGGCTCAGGCAGGCTGCCGCCCTGCCGGCGGTGCTGTCTCGCTGA
- a CDS encoding thioesterase domain-containing protein → MSDPSVTLDAGPAAAQAPVGLYAFPARAWHRAEYAGLQASALGPSLTVVCEPGGELAWADSSVATLGRRYAEQLVQQEGARQRPLVLLGWSVGALVAIEVARRLAGRCTVAWVGSIDGSLFPALRQELQQLPPLPAAERAELEAVMRRWLQASPLRAAWSAALQQMGAAEHELFLRQVVAAYGHALPQDGPQPGSQEHALWSRLNCLRLGLGHVLPAGLPAPLRCWRSAEMASQPDGLHDAYAGHPGCSEPEVVAGSGHLGVLDSPLLHARLVAALSETAPPAGRQPA, encoded by the coding sequence ATGTCTGACCCCTCCGTGACCCTGGATGCCGGGCCGGCCGCCGCGCAGGCGCCGGTCGGCCTCTATGCCTTTCCCGCGCGGGCCTGGCACCGCGCCGAATATGCCGGGCTGCAGGCCTCGGCGCTCGGGCCGTCGCTGACGGTGGTGTGCGAGCCGGGGGGCGAGCTGGCCTGGGCCGACAGCAGCGTGGCCACGCTCGGGCGGCGCTATGCGGAGCAGTTGGTGCAGCAGGAGGGGGCGCGACAGCGGCCGCTGGTGCTGCTGGGCTGGTCGGTCGGTGCGCTGGTGGCCATCGAGGTGGCGCGCCGGCTGGCCGGCCGGTGCACGGTGGCCTGGGTGGGCAGCATCGACGGCTCGCTGTTCCCCGCGCTGCGGCAGGAGCTGCAGCAGTTGCCGCCGCTGCCCGCGGCCGAGCGGGCCGAGCTGGAGGCGGTGATGCGCCGCTGGCTGCAGGCCTCCCCCCTGCGGGCGGCCTGGAGCGCCGCGCTGCAGCAGATGGGCGCCGCCGAGCACGAGCTCTTCCTGCGCCAGGTGGTGGCCGCCTATGGCCATGCGCTGCCGCAGGACGGGCCGCAGCCAGGCTCGCAGGAGCACGCGCTGTGGAGCCGGCTCAACTGCCTGCGCCTCGGCCTGGGCCATGTCCTGCCGGCGGGCCTGCCGGCGCCGCTGCGCTGCTGGCGCTCAGCCGAGATGGCCAGCCAGCCCGACGGCCTGCACGACGCCTATGCCGGCCACCCCGGCTGCAGCGAGCCGGAGGTGGTGGCGGGCAGCGGTCACCTCGGCGTGCTCGACAGCCCGTTGCTGCACGCCCGGCTGGTGGCCGCCCTCAGCGAGACAGCACCGCCGGCAGGGCGGCAGCCTGCCTGA